One part of the Bradyrhizobium sp. CB1650 genome encodes these proteins:
- a CDS encoding substrate-binding domain-containing protein — protein sequence MALLPGPVDLVGSVRISLGSCTLKWLGHPRFHSQDHSLTAAELADLPTIGMPQDASVYHLMVSWFEEAGISPRFIHRCNSFSVMSLLVRRGIGVSLLPAELFTEDLAAGTLKILIDHPKSNDMEYSAAYLRATDNPLVPQLAALAREESWFLGTPRGRTDQRGIEFPLRL from the coding sequence ATCGCGCTCCTTCCCGGCCCCGTCGACCTGGTGGGATCGGTCCGCATTTCGCTCGGAAGCTGCACGCTGAAATGGCTCGGCCATCCGCGCTTCCATTCGCAGGATCACAGTTTGACGGCAGCGGAGCTCGCAGACCTGCCGACTATCGGCATGCCGCAAGACGCCAGCGTCTATCATCTGATGGTGAGCTGGTTCGAGGAGGCCGGCATCAGCCCACGCTTCATCCATCGCTGCAACAGCTTCAGTGTAATGTCCCTGCTGGTCCGGCGCGGCATCGGTGTCAGCCTGCTCCCGGCCGAACTGTTCACCGAAGATCTCGCCGCCGGGACGCTGAAAATCCTGATCGATCATCCCAAGAGCAATGACATGGAGTATTCGGCCGCCTATTTGCGCGCCACCGACAACCCACTGGTCCCGCAATTGGCTGCACTGGCGCGTGAGGAAAGCTGGTTCTTGGGGACGCCGCGCGGGCGCACCGACCAACGCGGCATCGAATTTCCGCTGCGGCTCTGA
- a CDS encoding aquaporin, which produces MSNHLAPKLLAEFIGTFAFVFIGAGAAAVVGEGVGLPGIAAVAFAHGLAIMAFAFAFGSISGGHMNPAVTIGVLAAGAMRVGEAIGYIISQLIGGVVGALLLRSVLGGAATGLGTPALAQNLILGATSITITPAAGFMIEALLAFFLVTVVLGTAVAGRAGNLAPLAIGMTLTFNIVMGGALTGAPFNPARALGPMVATGKFDDAWLYLLAPIVGAIVAAIVHTGFGRLAQKGLAAGQGRAAQTAAE; this is translated from the coding sequence ATGTCTAACCACCTTGCACCCAAGCTCCTTGCAGAGTTCATCGGCACCTTCGCGTTCGTCTTCATCGGCGCGGGCGCCGCGGCCGTGGTCGGCGAAGGTGTCGGACTCCCCGGTATCGCCGCAGTTGCCTTCGCCCACGGCCTGGCCATCATGGCCTTCGCCTTCGCTTTCGGCTCAATATCGGGCGGGCATATGAATCCCGCTGTCACGATCGGCGTTCTCGCCGCGGGCGCGATGCGCGTCGGCGAAGCGATTGGCTACATCATCAGCCAACTCATCGGAGGTGTCGTGGGCGCGCTCTTGCTGCGATCCGTTCTCGGCGGTGCTGCCACCGGCCTCGGCACGCCCGCACTTGCGCAGAATCTCATTTTGGGCGCGACATCGATTACTATCACGCCCGCCGCCGGTTTCATGATCGAGGCGCTGCTGGCTTTTTTTCTGGTCACGGTCGTACTCGGCACGGCGGTCGCGGGGCGCGCCGGCAATCTCGCGCCGCTGGCAATTGGAATGACGTTGACCTTCAACATCGTCATGGGCGGAGCCCTGACAGGCGCGCCCTTCAACCCGGCACGGGCTCTTGGCCCGATGGTCGCGACCGGCAAATTCGATGATGCCTGGCTGTACCTGTTAGCCCCGATCGTTGGCGCGATCGTCGCTGCCATTGTGCATACCGGCTTCGGCCGGCTCGCTCAGAAGGGCCTGGCGGCCGGTCAGGGCAGGGCCGCCCAGACGGCCGCCGAGTGA
- a CDS encoding AraC family transcriptional regulator produces MRQKPFEYRFRAPCHLLIAAEVAERYDGETFVEGLPRSTLRNFTGKLTFVPAGHDFHGSQKPRTLNRTIYFYIDPRGPLADPALRFGELEFRPRLFFYDHDLWQTALKLKSQVESSGAMLRQYAEALGILLSHELVRINSDATLCETVTHGGLASWQRKRVAAYIEEHVADDIPLATLAELARLSPWHFSRSFKQSFGVPPHKYHARRRIERAKQLLANRDLSVTAIAFEVGFSETSTFTAAFHRLTGQTPSKYRRNID; encoded by the coding sequence ATGCGGCAAAAGCCGTTTGAGTATCGATTCCGGGCTCCCTGCCATCTGCTCATTGCCGCGGAGGTCGCGGAGCGCTACGACGGTGAGACCTTTGTTGAAGGCCTGCCCCGGTCGACCCTGCGCAATTTCACAGGAAAGCTGACTTTCGTTCCCGCGGGTCATGACTTTCATGGATCGCAGAAACCGCGCACGCTAAACCGCACGATTTATTTCTACATCGATCCGCGCGGACCTCTTGCCGATCCCGCGCTGCGGTTTGGCGAACTTGAATTCAGGCCGCGCCTGTTCTTTTACGATCACGATCTCTGGCAGACTGCCCTCAAGCTCAAGTCGCAGGTCGAAAGCTCGGGCGCGATGCTTCGGCAATACGCCGAAGCGCTCGGAATTTTGCTGTCGCACGAACTCGTCCGCATCAACAGCGACGCCACACTCTGCGAAACAGTCACTCATGGCGGCTTGGCGTCCTGGCAGCGCAAGCGCGTGGCCGCCTATATCGAGGAGCATGTTGCGGATGATATCCCGCTTGCGACCCTGGCCGAGCTGGCGCGGCTAAGCCCTTGGCATTTCTCCAGGTCGTTCAAGCAGTCCTTCGGTGTGCCGCCACACAAATATCATGCCCGGCGCCGGATCGAACGAGCCAAGCAGCTCTTGGCGAATCGCGACCTGTCCGTTACCGCGATTGCGTTTGAGGTGGGTTTCAGCGAAACCAGCACATTCACTGCCGCGTTTCACAGATTGACCGGCCAGACCCCGAGCAAGTATCGCCGCAACATCGACTAG
- a CDS encoding nuclear transport factor 2 family protein, with amino-acid sequence MNRLLTLGLLALLAGASVPPASATDVTEAELMQAATALAQQYDANYAARNPGGLAALYAADGILVAPSGSIVRGRQALTNYYTNRFASGARGHAIKVVETHVQGNGGYGFTQFRVTVPGANGKLREEHGSIVVVYRRDADGWHMRLVEPSVPESVDQ; translated from the coding sequence ATGAACAGATTGCTTACCCTTGGCCTGTTAGCCCTATTGGCCGGCGCTAGTGTCCCCCCAGCCTCGGCGACGGATGTCACGGAAGCGGAATTGATGCAGGCCGCGACCGCGCTGGCACAGCAATATGACGCCAATTACGCCGCCAGGAACCCCGGCGGCCTGGCCGCGCTTTACGCCGCCGATGGCATACTGGTCGCACCGTCCGGCTCGATCGTGCGTGGCCGGCAGGCCCTCACGAACTATTATACAAACCGCTTCGCCTCCGGTGCCCGGGGCCATGCCATCAAAGTCGTCGAAACGCATGTCCAGGGCAACGGCGGCTATGGCTTTACCCAATTCAGAGTCACTGTGCCGGGAGCGAATGGCAAGCTTCGCGAGGAGCACGGCAGCATCGTCGTGGTTTATCGACGCGACGCCGATGGATGGCACATGCGCCTTGTCGAACCGAGCGTGCCGGAGTCGGTCGACCAATAG
- a CDS encoding efflux RND transporter periplasmic adaptor subunit, producing the protein MNFTSRTGIKILVVALGIGAVGIAAERHLAASPSPVNSTKADSPPRVEVVRPRRVTVAQRLQTNATLEAFEETDVFANVSGYLSDVRVDIGDHVKAGQVLAVIDVPEMKQELAEAEAQLESKKSSLESASRQIDHNKANLALQNALAKDREQLGEGRQFISDRTLDQVHANAEIAKADLGVAEANRGLAANQVDVAAATVEKIKTLLGYTRIVAPFDGVVARRLVNRGDLVQAPTATRPTPSAGSLFTVQRIDTIRVFCDVPENDVPHVHIGDPAIVKPAGFDGKRFIGKVTRFSLRLDPETRNMRTEIDLSNPNEQLYPGTYAEVSLEMNRRPDALSVPTAAVGSDDDGNFVYTITDNRISRLAVKTGLIDNGRIEVTAGLSEETRVVASAKGVPPPRTAVQPQVVRENS; encoded by the coding sequence ATGAATTTCACGAGTCGAACGGGCATAAAGATCTTGGTAGTCGCGCTTGGCATCGGCGCGGTTGGCATCGCGGCCGAGCGGCACCTGGCGGCATCGCCATCGCCAGTGAATTCAACGAAGGCGGATAGTCCTCCGCGGGTCGAGGTGGTGCGTCCGCGCCGCGTCACCGTGGCCCAACGTCTCCAGACCAACGCCACCCTCGAAGCCTTTGAAGAAACGGATGTCTTCGCCAACGTCTCCGGATACCTGTCCGATGTTCGCGTCGACATCGGCGATCACGTGAAGGCGGGTCAAGTGCTCGCGGTGATCGACGTCCCCGAAATGAAGCAGGAGCTTGCCGAAGCCGAGGCCCAGCTCGAATCCAAGAAAAGTTCGCTGGAGAGCGCCAGCCGCCAAATAGACCACAACAAGGCGAACCTGGCGCTTCAGAACGCCTTGGCGAAAGATCGGGAGCAACTGGGCGAGGGACGGCAGTTCATCAGCGACCGGACGCTCGATCAGGTGCACGCCAACGCGGAGATCGCCAAGGCGGATCTCGGCGTTGCGGAAGCGAACCGCGGCCTCGCCGCCAACCAGGTCGACGTCGCCGCCGCGACCGTGGAGAAGATCAAGACGCTGCTCGGCTATACGCGGATCGTGGCGCCATTCGACGGCGTGGTGGCGCGGCGCCTGGTGAACCGGGGCGATTTGGTCCAGGCCCCCACGGCCACGCGGCCGACGCCGTCCGCAGGGTCACTTTTCACGGTGCAGCGGATCGACACGATTCGGGTGTTTTGCGACGTTCCGGAGAACGACGTACCTCACGTGCACATCGGCGATCCGGCCATCGTCAAGCCGGCCGGCTTCGACGGTAAGCGGTTCATCGGAAAGGTAACCCGCTTCTCACTGCGTCTCGATCCCGAGACCCGCAACATGCGTACCGAGATCGATCTGTCCAATCCCAATGAACAACTTTATCCGGGCACGTATGCAGAGGTCTCCCTGGAAATGAACCGGCGCCCCGATGCGCTTTCCGTACCCACGGCGGCTGTAGGTTCGGATGACGACGGCAACTTCGTGTACACCATCACTGACAACCGGATCTCACGCCTTGCCGTTAAGACTGGTCTCATCGATAACGGTCGCATCGAGGTGACCGCGGGCCTATCGGAGGAGACACGGGTGGTGGCAAGCGCCAAGGGCGTGCCGCCACCGAGAACGGCGGTTCAGCCGCAGGTGGTCCGTGAGAATTCCTAA
- a CDS encoding efflux RND transporter permease subunit, with amino-acid sequence MNLVSFALRRPISLLTMVVAVALMGVLALDRMARDIFPDLGVPTIYVAQPYGGLDPAQMEGFITNYYEYHFLYITGIEHVESKSIQGVALIKLQFHPGSDMAQALAETVSYVDRARAFMPTGTVPPFVVRFDAGGVPVGDLVFSSKTKTVAELQDAALFKVRPLFATLPGVSAPPPFGSSQRTILVRIDAGKLRSYNMSPDEVVRALAAGNTVSPSGNVRIGDLLPMVPVNSVVGDFKGLNNIPIRSQGTQTIFIRDVGSVEDGADIQTGYALVDGRRTVYIPVTKRADASTLAVVQAVKANLPRFQSVLPGDVEVSYQFDQSPYVTRAIQGLFVEGALGAVLTGLMVLLFLRDWRSSLVVVLNIPLAILASVMALWVSGQTINIMTLGGLALAVGILVDEATVTIENMHTHLADGRSLARAASEATAETTLPRFVAMLCILAVFIPAFVMTGAAHNLFVPLALAVGFSMVGSYLLSSTFVPIMSVWMLRNPSTHHKAQETPFDRLRARYDRFARAVMKRRRIVVLSYLVVSGAIIGLVGSSLGIEIFPIVDTGQLQLHLRAPAGTRIERTEQIALQTLDAIKREVGPNNVAISLGFVGTQPPNYPINTIYLWSSGPEEAVLQVQLKRGAGIGIEDLKEQLRRKLPQELPGVRFSFEPSDIVSRVMSFGAPTPIEVAVSGPNLADSRQYADKLRAKLTQVPTLRDLGFEQELDYPTVKVAVDRERAGVLGVTADDVAKSVVAGTSSSRYTSANYWPDPKSGIGYQVQVEIPEHQMNSLEEVKSLPIARRPGQQIDLRNVAGVTDGTALGEYDRYNMQRMLTLSANIYGEDLGRAAARVRQAISDTGKPPDRVNVTVRGQVQPMAEMFRGLGLGLLMVVGVILLLLTANFQSFRLSLAVGLTIPAVIAGVVLMLWFTRTTLNIQSFMGAIMAIGVAVANAILLVTFAERSRVDGREPGEAAIEGARSRLRPILMTSFAMLAGMVPMALGLGEGGEQSAPLGRAVIGGLLGATCATLVILPAILATLQSRHARISASLDPDDPHSRCFEAEPRLATGSDRGDGLAEHHARAAE; translated from the coding sequence GTGAATCTGGTGTCGTTTGCATTGCGGCGCCCGATCTCGCTTTTGACGATGGTCGTAGCCGTTGCACTGATGGGCGTTCTGGCGCTCGACCGCATGGCCCGCGACATCTTTCCCGACCTCGGTGTGCCAACCATCTACGTCGCGCAGCCTTATGGCGGCCTTGATCCGGCGCAGATGGAGGGGTTCATCACCAACTACTATGAATACCATTTCCTCTACATCACCGGCATCGAGCATGTCGAAAGCAAATCGATCCAGGGCGTAGCGCTGATCAAGCTCCAATTCCATCCCGGTAGCGACATGGCCCAGGCGCTGGCCGAGACCGTCAGCTACGTGGACCGCGCGCGCGCCTTCATGCCGACCGGGACCGTTCCGCCGTTCGTGGTCAGGTTCGATGCAGGCGGCGTGCCGGTCGGCGATCTCGTCTTCTCCAGTAAGACGAAAACAGTCGCCGAGCTTCAGGACGCGGCGCTCTTCAAGGTGCGCCCACTGTTCGCGACCTTGCCAGGCGTATCGGCACCGCCGCCCTTTGGCTCGAGCCAGCGCACCATCCTCGTCCGCATAGATGCCGGCAAGCTGCGCTCCTACAACATGTCGCCGGACGAGGTGGTGCGGGCGTTGGCTGCCGGCAACACGGTCAGCCCATCGGGTAACGTCCGCATCGGCGACCTCTTGCCGATGGTGCCGGTCAACTCCGTTGTCGGGGATTTCAAGGGCCTGAACAACATTCCCATCCGCTCGCAGGGAACACAGACGATTTTCATACGCGACGTCGGATCGGTCGAAGACGGCGCCGACATCCAGACCGGCTACGCGCTGGTGGATGGACGCCGCACGGTCTACATCCCCGTAACCAAACGCGCGGATGCCTCGACGCTCGCGGTCGTGCAGGCCGTCAAGGCCAACCTGCCACGCTTCCAATCCGTGCTGCCTGGCGATGTTGAGGTCAGTTACCAGTTCGACCAGTCCCCCTACGTGACGCGCGCCATCCAGGGCCTGTTCGTCGAAGGCGCTCTCGGCGCAGTGCTCACAGGGCTCATGGTGCTGCTGTTTCTGCGAGATTGGCGCAGTTCGCTCGTCGTGGTCTTGAACATTCCGCTCGCGATTCTGGCGTCGGTGATGGCGCTCTGGGTATCGGGTCAGACGATCAACATCATGACCTTGGGCGGGCTGGCCTTGGCAGTCGGCATCCTGGTCGACGAGGCGACGGTCACCATCGAGAACATGCACACCCACCTTGCCGATGGCCGCAGCCTTGCCCGCGCCGCGAGCGAGGCCACGGCCGAGACGACGCTGCCCCGGTTCGTCGCTATGCTGTGCATTCTGGCGGTGTTCATTCCCGCCTTCGTCATGACCGGCGCTGCGCACAACCTGTTCGTACCGCTGGCCTTGGCGGTCGGCTTCTCGATGGTAGGGTCGTATCTGCTTTCCAGTACCTTTGTCCCGATAATGTCGGTCTGGATGCTGCGCAATCCGAGCACGCACCACAAGGCGCAAGAGACGCCTTTCGATCGGCTGCGGGCAAGGTACGATCGGTTCGCGCGTGCCGTCATGAAACGTCGGCGCATCGTTGTGCTTTCCTACCTTGTCGTCAGCGGCGCCATCATTGGCCTAGTGGGCAGCTCGCTCGGCATCGAGATTTTTCCAATTGTGGATACCGGCCAACTCCAATTACATCTGCGGGCTCCGGCGGGAACGCGCATCGAGCGCACCGAGCAGATCGCGCTGCAGACGCTCGACGCGATCAAGCGCGAGGTCGGCCCGAATAATGTGGCAATCAGCCTCGGTTTTGTCGGCACGCAGCCGCCCAATTATCCCATCAATACGATCTACCTCTGGAGTTCCGGCCCCGAGGAAGCGGTGCTGCAGGTGCAGCTCAAGCGCGGCGCCGGGATCGGCATCGAGGATTTGAAGGAGCAGCTGCGTCGAAAGTTGCCCCAAGAACTGCCGGGTGTACGCTTCTCATTCGAGCCGAGCGACATCGTCAGCCGGGTGATGAGCTTTGGCGCGCCGACACCGATCGAAGTAGCAGTGAGCGGGCCGAACCTCGCCGATAGCCGCCAATACGCCGACAAACTGCGAGCGAAATTGACACAGGTGCCGACACTGCGAGACCTGGGATTCGAGCAGGAACTCGATTACCCGACCGTAAAGGTCGCCGTGGACCGCGAGCGAGCGGGCGTTCTGGGAGTGACGGCGGATGACGTTGCGAAATCGGTCGTCGCGGGCACGTCATCCAGTCGCTACACCTCCGCGAATTATTGGCCCGATCCGAAGAGCGGCATTGGTTATCAGGTGCAGGTCGAGATCCCCGAGCACCAGATGAATTCCCTCGAGGAGGTGAAGAGCCTCCCTATCGCTCGCCGGCCGGGCCAACAAATAGACCTCCGCAATGTGGCCGGCGTTACCGACGGCACGGCGCTCGGCGAATATGACCGCTACAACATGCAGCGCATGCTGACGCTCAGCGCGAACATCTACGGCGAGGATCTGGGACGCGCGGCAGCCCGCGTGCGACAGGCGATCAGCGATACGGGAAAGCCGCCCGATCGCGTGAACGTGACGGTGCGCGGGCAAGTCCAGCCGATGGCGGAGATGTTCAGAGGTCTGGGTCTGGGACTCCTGATGGTGGTGGGTGTCATTCTTCTGCTGCTGACCGCCAATTTCCAGTCGTTCCGGCTTTCGCTGGCGGTCGGGCTGACAATTCCTGCCGTCATCGCCGGTGTCGTACTGATGCTTTGGTTCACTCGGACCACACTCAACATTCAATCCTTCATGGGTGCGATCATGGCGATCGGTGTGGCCGTGGCAAACGCCATCCTGCTTGTGACTTTCGCTGAGCGCAGCCGGGTCGATGGCCGCGAACCAGGGGAGGCGGCGATCGAAGGCGCACGGAGCCGTCTGCGTCCGATCCTGATGACCAGTTTCGCGATGCTGGCCGGGATGGTGCCGATGGCGCTGGGCCTGGGCGAGGGCGGCGAGCAAAGCGCGCCGCTTGGGCGGGCGGTGATCGGCGGTCTGCTCGGCGCAACGTGCGCCACCCTCGTCATCCTGCCGGCGATCTTGGCCACCCTGCAGTCGCGGCATGCCCGGATTTCCGCATCGCTCGATCCCGACGACCCGCACAGCCGCTGCTTCGAGGCGGAGCCGCGGCTCGCGACAGGGTCGGATCGTGGCGACGGACTCGCTGAACACCATGCTCGTGCCGCGGAATAA
- a CDS encoding multidrug efflux RND transporter permease subunit has product MSISAPFITRPIATSMLMVGLLLLGLAAYPLLPVAALPNVNYPTLSVTAQLPGADPQTIASSVATPLEEQFGQIPGLIQMTSSSALGTTAITLQFDLNRDIEGAATDALAAINAASGQLPPAMIFPPTIRKVNPADTPVLLLALTSNTLPMTTVDAYAENILLQKISQISGVGLVGIGGQQKPAIRIQVNPQALAARGIGLEDVRNVVSQANVDMPKGTLNSPRKTYTLNTNDQLPSPDAYNSLIVAYRNGSAVRVSDIGKAISAPENDLLAGWYNRQPAVILAIQRQPGANVIATVDRVKAMLPQLQASIPSDIKVSIQSDRTQTIRASISDVQFTLVLTVALVVMVIFVFLRNFWATIIPAVTVPLSLIGTFAVLYELGYGLDNLSLMALTIAVGFVVDDAVVVIENIVRHLEDGLSPMQAALTGAAEIGFTIVSITLSLIAVFIPLFLMGGYVGLLFREFAITVSVSLVLSLVISLTLTPMMCSRLLKPESREHGLLYRILERGFDGLLALYERGLKIVMRHQFITLMTLLATIALTGYLYVIIPKGFFPQQDTGFIFGITEASQDISFPAMSERQQAVVNVVLQDPAVASVGSYIGPGGPTATLNNGRIFITLKPKGERTASADDVINRLRSKLTHIQGVTLYMQAAQDITIGGRLSRTQYQYTLVDADPGELNYWSSIFLDKLKSIPGIADVASDQQNAGPLLDITINRDVASSHGILPATIDNTLSDAFGQRIVSTILTQQNQYHVVLEVSPEFQFGPGALSDIYLTSSSGQQVPLNTLVKAVEKVAPIVVNHQGQFPSTTISFNLLPGTSIGNAVAAILQAEQQLGKPLSLSTSFQGNAQAFQSSLSSTPMLIAAALIVIYIILSVLYESIVHPITILSTLPSAGIGALLILLAFRFDLSVIALIGIILLIGIVKKNAIMLIDFALEAERHQHLSPEDAIYKACVLRFRPILMTTMAALLGAVPLMIGTGVGAELRQPLGYTIVGGLLVSQLLTLYTTPVVYLYLDRLRIWVSTRGKGRAAHGDTTAFPAE; this is encoded by the coding sequence ATGAGCATTTCCGCGCCATTCATCACGCGGCCGATCGCGACCTCAATGCTGATGGTCGGCTTGTTGCTGCTCGGCCTTGCAGCCTACCCGCTGCTGCCGGTCGCGGCGCTGCCGAATGTGAATTATCCGACCCTCTCGGTAACAGCCCAGCTGCCGGGCGCCGATCCCCAAACCATTGCGTCGTCGGTCGCAACGCCGCTCGAGGAGCAGTTCGGCCAAATTCCTGGCCTCATCCAGATGACCTCCTCGAGCGCGCTTGGGACCACTGCGATCACGTTGCAGTTCGACCTCAATCGCGACATCGAGGGAGCTGCGACGGATGCGTTGGCCGCCATCAATGCCGCCAGCGGGCAGTTGCCGCCCGCCATGATCTTTCCGCCAACCATCCGCAAAGTTAATCCAGCAGACACACCAGTCCTTCTGCTCGCCCTGACGTCCAATACGCTGCCGATGACCACGGTCGATGCCTACGCTGAGAACATCCTGCTGCAGAAAATCTCCCAGATTTCCGGGGTGGGTCTCGTCGGCATCGGCGGCCAGCAAAAGCCAGCGATACGGATACAGGTCAATCCGCAGGCGCTCGCGGCGCGCGGGATCGGACTTGAAGACGTGCGCAACGTTGTTAGCCAGGCCAATGTCGATATGCCAAAGGGCACCCTCAACAGCCCGCGCAAGACCTATACGCTCAACACCAACGATCAGCTACCAAGTCCGGATGCCTATAACTCCCTGATCGTCGCCTATCGCAATGGCTCGGCGGTGCGGGTGAGCGACATCGGCAAGGCAATCAGCGCGCCCGAGAACGATCTGCTCGCTGGGTGGTACAACCGCCAGCCAGCTGTCATACTCGCCATTCAGCGCCAGCCAGGCGCCAATGTCATCGCGACCGTCGATCGCGTGAAGGCAATGTTGCCCCAACTGCAGGCGTCGATCCCCTCCGACATTAAGGTTTCGATCCAGTCAGATCGCACCCAGACCATTCGCGCCTCGATCAGCGACGTGCAATTTACGCTGGTGTTGACGGTCGCGCTGGTCGTCATGGTGATCTTCGTGTTCCTGCGAAATTTCTGGGCCACGATCATTCCAGCCGTGACGGTACCCCTCTCGCTGATCGGCACATTCGCTGTGCTCTACGAACTCGGCTATGGCCTCGACAATTTGTCGCTGATGGCGTTGACGATCGCTGTGGGCTTCGTGGTGGACGACGCGGTCGTGGTCATCGAGAATATCGTCCGCCACCTCGAGGACGGCCTCTCGCCGATGCAGGCGGCCCTCACTGGCGCAGCCGAGATCGGCTTCACCATTGTGTCGATCACGCTGTCATTGATCGCCGTTTTCATCCCGCTGTTCCTGATGGGCGGCTATGTCGGACTGCTGTTCCGGGAATTCGCGATCACCGTCAGCGTGTCGCTGGTGCTGTCGCTCGTGATTTCACTGACGCTCACGCCGATGATGTGTTCGCGCCTGCTCAAGCCCGAGAGCCGTGAGCACGGCCTCCTCTATCGGATACTCGAACGCGGATTCGACGGGCTGCTCGCGCTTTACGAGCGCGGACTAAAGATTGTGATGCGTCACCAGTTCATCACGCTGATGACCCTGCTGGCGACGATTGCCCTGACGGGCTACCTTTACGTCATCATTCCGAAGGGCTTTTTCCCGCAACAGGACACCGGATTCATCTTCGGCATTACCGAGGCCTCCCAGGATATTTCGTTCCCGGCGATGTCCGAGCGTCAGCAGGCGGTGGTCAATGTGGTGCTACAGGATCCTGCGGTCGCCTCGGTCGGCTCGTATATCGGGCCTGGCGGCCCGACAGCTACCCTGAACAATGGCCGGATATTCATCACGCTGAAGCCGAAGGGCGAGCGAACCGCCAGTGCCGACGACGTCATCAATCGGCTGCGGTCAAAGCTCACTCACATCCAGGGGGTTACGCTTTATATGCAGGCGGCCCAGGACATCACGATTGGCGGGCGGCTTTCGAGAACGCAGTATCAATACACGCTTGTCGACGCCGACCCCGGCGAACTCAATTACTGGTCGTCGATCTTCCTCGACAAGCTGAAGAGCATTCCCGGCATTGCCGACGTCGCAAGCGACCAGCAGAATGCGGGCCCTCTGCTCGATATCACCATCAATCGCGATGTTGCCTCGAGCCATGGAATCCTGCCCGCGACCATCGACAATACGCTCTCCGACGCGTTCGGTCAGCGCATTGTCTCGACCATACTCACCCAGCAGAACCAGTATCACGTGGTGCTTGAAGTTTCCCCGGAGTTCCAGTTCGGGCCCGGCGCCTTGAGCGATATCTACCTTACCTCGTCGAGCGGACAGCAGGTGCCCCTGAACACCCTGGTCAAGGCCGTCGAGAAAGTCGCGCCAATCGTGGTCAACCACCAGGGCCAATTCCCGTCGACCACGATTTCTTTCAATTTGCTTCCCGGAACGTCGATCGGCAATGCGGTGGCTGCCATTCTGCAGGCAGAACAGCAACTGGGCAAGCCTCTCTCCCTGAGCACCAGCTTCCAGGGCAACGCCCAGGCGTTCCAGTCATCGCTGTCGAGTACGCCGATGCTGATCGCCGCGGCGCTCATCGTCATCTACATCATCCTGAGCGTGCTGTATGAGAGCATCGTTCACCCCATCACGATCCTTTCGACGCTACCGTCCGCCGGCATCGGCGCGCTGCTGATCCTGCTGGCATTTCGCTTCGATCTGAGCGTGATCGCCTTGATCGGAATCATCCTGCTCATCGGCATCGTCAAGAAGAACGCGATCATGCTGATCGATTTCGCACTCGAGGCCGAACGCCATCAGCACTTGTCGCCGGAGGACGCCATCTACAAGGCCTGCGTGTTGCGCTTCCGCCCGATCCTCATGACCACGATGGCAGCACTGTTGGGCGCCGTGCCCCTGATGATCGGAACCGGCGTTGGCGCGGAACTTCGTCAGCCGCTCGGATACACAATCGTCGGTGGTCTGCTGGTGTCGCAGCTGCTGACCCTGTACACGACGCCGGTGGTCTATCTCTACCTCGACCGTCTGCGAATCTGGGTTTCCACGCGCGGGAAAGGGCGTGCTGCTCACGGCGATACCACCGCGTTTCCTGCGGAGTGA